ACCGTCGTCGTCCACGGTTCGAACGACGAGCGCATGCGCGAGAAGGCAGTTCGTGATGACGAACTTGCCCACGCGCACGACGCGAACGGGCGCGCCCCCAAGCGTGATGTCCGAGCGTCGAGCGGGCAGGATCGAATCGGCCTGCGGCGCATCGAAAGGTTGGGGCACCAATGAAATGAGCCGGCCGCGATCCTCTTCGACCGCATACAAAGCTCCTTCGGGACCGACTGCAACGTCACGCAACGCGCGTACATCGGGAAGCTCGTAACGCCCCGCCGCTTCGAGATGCGGAGCATCGTCTCGAACGACGAACCGCTCGATCCGGCCAGCGCGTTCACCCACGACAAACACGGTTTTTCCATCCGAACTCACCGCAACACCGCTCGGTGATGGTGGCGCAGGCAAACGCTGAAGCTCTTGCAACGAAGCATCCAGTACGACGATCGCGTCGCGACCTCGCAAGATCGACACGAAGCGTTTTCCGTCGCCGAACGGAGTGATGGTGTATGGATCGGCCCCGAAGGCATGATCGCTCGAAGGCAGATGGACGAAGTCTGTTTGCGCGCGTCGCGCCGCTTCGAATTCGCGAAGCTCTGGCAGAGGATCGTACGAGTTCGTAGCGATGGTTTGGACAGACGCACTCTTGCGTTCACAACTCGCGCTACTGGCCAGCATTGCAAGTAGCGCGAGCCGTCCTGCTCGACGCGCGATGGAAACGCGGACGTTCACGAACGCGCCGCGAAGCTCACCAACCGCCCTCGTCCTTCTTTTCCTCGGCCTTTGCGGGAGCAGCCGCGGGCGCAGCGCTCGGCGCAGGTTCAGCCGCCTTGCTCTTGTCGGGCGTGGGCGTGGCGGCTTTTTCCTCGGGGCAACCAACGAGCATCGATGCGGAAACAAGCAACAACACGAACGGCGCTACTTTCATGTGATGAACTCCTCGGATGCGAGCGAAGCACAACGTGCGCTCTGCGCGAAGAGGTTTTGAGCGAGCGTGCCTTTGGAGCAGAAAGACGCCGCGCACGCGATTCTGTAAACTGCGGCGATGATGCACAAGCGTACGGTCCTCCGCAGCATGTCTTTACTAGGCTTATCGCTCGCCGCAGGTTGCGGCGGGGAAGACACGAAAACGCAACCCATCGTCCCTTCGCCGGAACCGGTCGCCGTCGCTTGCGACGTTCATGCGACGACGGGCAGCGCCAAATTTACGCAGCGCTCGGAAGCGTGGGGATTGTCGACGGCGAAGGTCGTTGGCAATCGGCTCACGAGCGCCGACATCAACGGTGATGGTTATCCCGACTTGCTGGTGCACGCGATTGGATCGAACAACCGCGAGGTGATTGGGCAAGGCCCGCGCCTCGTGTACGTGCTGATGAACGAGCCGGGGCCGAATGGTGGGCGCACGTTCGTCGATCGCACCACCGAAAGCGGATACGCCAAGGCGCCCGATTCCGACACGGAATATCGCTCTGCACAGTCGGCCGTGTTTGCCGATGTGGACAACGACGGGGATCTCGATGCGCTCAGCATCGTGTATACGGCACCCGACAAAGTCGGGGCGCCTCCGACGGCTGCGGATCTCGATCGCACGACGCTGATGCTGAACGACGGCACGGGGCACTTTACGGCAGCCACCAAATCCGCGCTTTCGCCGCTCAATGCGAAACCGACGACCGGTGCGACGTTCGTCGATGTGGATCGCAATGGCGTCGTCGATGTTTTCCTCGGTTTTTTCTTTACGACCGCCGCGAGCGCTCAGCAGCTTTTGACCGGCAATGGAGACGGCACGTTTACCGATATTTCGCCCGGCGCGGGCGTCACTTCCGCGGCAAACCGCCGAGCAGCTTATGGCGTGACGAGCTGCGACGTGAATGACGATGGCAATCCGGAATTGCTCGTGAGCGCCTACGCGCGTGGGCCTAACGTGCTTTACACGACCGATACGCCGGGCCATTACACGGACGTCGGCGCTGCTGCGAAATTCGCCTTCGATGACAATCAAACCTACAGCGACAATCAGATGTTCGCTTGTTATTGCACGCTTCATCCGGCCCAAGCCGATTGCATGGGTGTCGCGACGCCGCTCATTCAATGCCCGAATCCTGCCGATTCTTACTGGAATCCGACGTCGGACATCAACCCGCCACGTCTCGGAGGAAATACCTTCACGACGGTGTGCTCGGACATGACGGGCGACGGGAAGCTCGACGTCTACCACACTGAAATTGCGCATTGGTGGGCCGGTCAAAGCTCGGACAAGTCCGAATTATTGAGAAACGTTTCGGAAGGAACGTCGATCGCGTTTGAAAGGCCCGAACGAGCGGCCGTGGGACTCGAGTGGGAACATCCGACGGTGGATTGGAACGAAGGTGGAATCGTCTCGGCTGCGGCGGACGTCGACAATGACGGGCGTGAAGACATCCTCGTCGGGGCGAGCGATTATCCGGATCAATATAGCCTGTATTTTCACCAAAAAACGGGGGGCACCTTCGAGGAAATCGGGTTGGCCCAGGGACTGCATCATGCATGCACGAGCGGCATGACGGTGGCCGATTTCGATCGCGACGGGGACCTCGATATCGTGGTCGGATCGGGAACTGCGCGAGATTGCAGCAAAATTTGGTCGTCGAACGAGGTTCATTTCTACGAAAACGATGCGAATCAATACGGGCATTGGCTGGGCATCAAGCTCGTGGGAGACGGCGTATCGACGAACCGCGCAGGCATTGGAGCACGCGTGACCATCGATGCCAATGGCAAGAAGCTCGTTCGCGAGCTTGGCGGCGGCTATGGGCACATGGGCATGCAAAACGATACCGTCGTGTTTTTCGGGCTCGGCGGATGCGAGATTTTGCATTCGGTCGAAGTCACGTGGCCGAATGGTGCGCGCACGGTGGAACGTTTTGAAAACGTCGTCGCGGACAGGTTCATTGAATTGAGGCAGGGTGATTCGAAGGTGTACGACGTAGAGATGAAGACGGAGTAGCGCGCCTGCCTCGTCGTCAGCTCGCTCGGCGCACGCCTTGTTTCGGCTGCGCCGGTTGCGTGTCGCGTTTGCGGCTGGCAAACGCCAGGAGGAGCCGTTTGACCTCTTCATCGCTCACGGTCTGAAAATCGATATAATATTGCCCGACGGCAAACAGACCGGGATCCTCGATCAAGCATTCCACGCGATCCGCTTCGCCACGCAACATGTCCGCTCGCTCGGGCGATGCAACGGGTACCGCAAGCACGATGGGCGATGCCCCCATTGCACGCATGTATCTTACGGCGGCCATGGCCGTCGCACCGGTTGCAATGCCATCGTCCACGATGACGACCGCATGTCCGGCAACGGACGGACGAAGGTGCCCGTCGAACATGGATTCGCGCCGCCGCGCTTCGCCCGTTTGAAACGAAAGTTCATTTTCCAAGTAATCCTGGTCGATGCCGAGTATTCGCATCGCTCGCGGCTCGAGCCAATACGAACCATCCGCTGCGACGGCGCCAATCGCGAGCTCGGGCTGATGCGGCGCGCGCAATTTACGCGCCACGACGACACCAAGCGGTCCGTGCAGGGCGTCTGCAACGGGAGCGGCCACGACCACGCCGCCACGCGGAATTCCCAGCACGACAGCACCTTCGAGCCCCATCCCGGAAAGATGCTCACCAAGCCGCTCGCCTGCTTCGACGCGATCTTGAAACATCGTATCCCCCTCGAGAAATCATCATGCCGAAATCGTCGCCGTCATGCACGTGGATCACGATTCGGTCTTTTCCGGACGCCGGTCGGCTCCTATGCTCCGCCCCGATGAATCATCCGGTCAAAGATCCCCTCGCAGCCTTCCGTGAAGGCCTTGCCCGCGCGCAAACGCGCGAATCCAGCGATCCGACGGCCATGGCGCTCGCTACGGTCTCGCCCGACGGCCGTCCATCGGTACGCATGGTGCTGCTCAAAGAAGCCGACGAGCGCGGTTTCGTGTTTTACACGAATTTTGGAAGCCGTAAAGGTCGAGAAATCGAGAAAAATCCTTACGTTGCGCTTTGCATTCATTGGCCCAAAGCGGCCGAACAAGTGCGCATTGAAGGACGCGTCGAACGCGTAACGGACGAAGAAGCCGATGCATACTTCGCCACTCGCCCGCGAGGAAGTCAGCTAGGCGCTTGGGCTTCGGCGCAAAGTGAGCCCGTCGCGTCGCGCAAAGAGCTAGAGCGGGAATTTGCCGAAGTAGAAGCTCGATTCGAAGGGCGCGACGTGCCTCGTCCGCCGCATTGGAGCGGCTATCGAGTCATTCCGGAGCGTATCGAATTTTGGTTTGGCCGAGACGATCGCATGCACGATCGTTACCTGTACGTGCGCACGGAGAGCGGATTCTCCGCGTGCCGGCTTTGCCCTTGAAGGAGGCTCGGCCATGGCCAATACGATGCGGCTGTTCATCGCGGTCGATCCGAGCCCCGAAAGCATATCGCAACTTGGCGACATGGTGGAGCGTTTGCGGTCCATCGCGCCGCACGCGAAATGGGTTCGTTCGGAAAAACTGCACCTGACGGTCGTATTTTTGGGTGAGATCGAAGAATCGCTGGTCGATCCAGTGATGGATGCGGTCAAGACCGTGGCGATCGAGCATGCGCCATTTGCATTGCGTATCGAAGGTGGAGGCACGTTCGGCGGGAAAAAGCGGGCGCGCGTGCTTTGGGCGGATATCCGTGGTGACGTTTCGGCATTGTGTAGCGTGCAGACCGACCTGGCAAAAAGGCTCGAAACGATGGGGCAGACGCTCGAGCATCGAGATTATGCGCCGCACCTCACGCTCGCTCGCGCGGGCAATCCTCGGGGAGACGAGGCGCTCGTGCGATGTGCGAACATGCTCGCGGGGAAATCGTTTGGGGAAACGACGATTCGCGAGCTGGTGCTTTATCGGAGCGAACAGTCGGCGCAGGGGGCCAAGTATACGGCGCTTTTGCGCGCGCCATTTCGTCAGGAGCTCATGTAAATGACGGCGGCGGAGGCAATTGGCTGAGGCGCGCTTCCATTTCGTCGGCGAGATCATCGAAAACTTCGCGAACGAGCACGACTTGGTCGCAGCCCGCAAGCACGCCAATGACGATGTGTTTTGCTGCCGCGTACGTCCTTTGCCAAGGCTGCCATGCGGCGTAAACATCCGGTGCAATGCTGCGCCGTTCGCTGCGCGCCGCGCGCACTTTTGCATCGAAAGCCGCGAGCGATTGCCGTGTGCGATCGAGCGCGCGAATCCACATCTCGTGCGTCGAAAGCACGTCCTTCGATTTTTCGACGACTTCCCGTGCATGATCGAGCCTCGCAAGGAGCTTCGCCGGCGTGCGACGCAAAGCCGTGCTGAGCGATTCTCCTTGAAGAAGCTTCGACGCGAGCATGAAGCCATCACGCCCCGTTTCGGCATCGTGCACGACGCCGCGCAACGCATCGCGTGCCTCACGCAGGAAATCAGGCTGCCCAGGCGCCGCCCGGTGCAGGAGAAATTCGGGCGTGCCCGAAC
The Polyangiaceae bacterium genome window above contains:
- a CDS encoding CRTAC1 family protein, whose protein sequence is MSLLGLSLAAGCGGEDTKTQPIVPSPEPVAVACDVHATTGSAKFTQRSEAWGLSTAKVVGNRLTSADINGDGYPDLLVHAIGSNNREVIGQGPRLVYVLMNEPGPNGGRTFVDRTTESGYAKAPDSDTEYRSAQSAVFADVDNDGDLDALSIVYTAPDKVGAPPTAADLDRTTLMLNDGTGHFTAATKSALSPLNAKPTTGATFVDVDRNGVVDVFLGFFFTTAASAQQLLTGNGDGTFTDISPGAGVTSAANRRAAYGVTSCDVNDDGNPELLVSAYARGPNVLYTTDTPGHYTDVGAAAKFAFDDNQTYSDNQMFACYCTLHPAQADCMGVATPLIQCPNPADSYWNPTSDINPPRLGGNTFTTVCSDMTGDGKLDVYHTEIAHWWAGQSSDKSELLRNVSEGTSIAFERPERAAVGLEWEHPTVDWNEGGIVSAAADVDNDGREDILVGASDYPDQYSLYFHQKTGGTFEEIGLAQGLHHACTSGMTVADFDRDGDLDIVVGSGTARDCSKIWSSNEVHFYENDANQYGHWLGIKLVGDGVSTNRAGIGARVTIDANGKKLVRELGGGYGHMGMQNDTVVFFGLGGCEILHSVEVTWPNGARTVERFENVVADRFIELRQGDSKVYDVEMKTE
- a CDS encoding phosphoribosyltransferase is translated as MFQDRVEAGERLGEHLSGMGLEGAVVLGIPRGGVVVAAPVADALHGPLGVVVARKLRAPHQPELAIGAVAADGSYWLEPRAMRILGIDQDYLENELSFQTGEARRRESMFDGHLRPSVAGHAVVIVDDGIATGATAMAAVRYMRAMGASPIVLAVPVASPERADMLRGEADRVECLIEDPGLFAVGQYYIDFQTVSDEEVKRLLLAFASRKRDTQPAQPKQGVRRAS
- the pdxH gene encoding pyridoxamine 5'-phosphate oxidase, whose amino-acid sequence is MNHPVKDPLAAFREGLARAQTRESSDPTAMALATVSPDGRPSVRMVLLKEADERGFVFYTNFGSRKGREIEKNPYVALCIHWPKAAEQVRIEGRVERVTDEEADAYFATRPRGSQLGAWASAQSEPVASRKELEREFAEVEARFEGRDVPRPPHWSGYRVIPERIEFWFGRDDRMHDRYLYVRTESGFSACRLCP
- the thpR gene encoding RNA 2',3'-cyclic phosphodiesterase, whose amino-acid sequence is MRLFIAVDPSPESISQLGDMVERLRSIAPHAKWVRSEKLHLTVVFLGEIEESLVDPVMDAVKTVAIEHAPFALRIEGGGTFGGKKRARVLWADIRGDVSALCSVQTDLAKRLETMGQTLEHRDYAPHLTLARAGNPRGDEALVRCANMLAGKSFGETTIRELVLYRSEQSAQGAKYTALLRAPFRQELM